GAACCGATATTGGAGTCGAGTAATCTCTCTTCAACTGAGTGAGAAGCACGATTGATCCTCATCGCCAGCGCTACCGAACTATTTGGCGACTGATTCAGCCTTCACTTGCAGAGTGCTAATGGTtgcccgacgccgaggtgcaTACTGTATGACAGTAATCGAGGCCGCAGTCGAGTATAAGTACTGGACGATATGGACAGATACCGCTATCAGAAGATCAGAACCCCTGCTGACATTCCAAACCCCTCCTGCCATGTCCCTCGACAAGTCGCTTCACAGTTCTCCCCGTCGTCCGTCAGACGGCACGCTCGCATCAATCCCGAACCCGCAGAGCCATCCCGTGGGCGACTCGACGGCAGTCGACCTCACAGCACTCGACGACAAGATTgtcaaggacgtcgacgacgtcgttgtCCCCGAGGACAAGAGCGATGATGAGacctctcccactcctccccccGTTGCATCTCAGCGCATGAAGTGGATCCTTCTGTTCATCTTTTCGCTGGCCTTCTTCATCGATGGTGAGTCCCTCTTTACCCGACCTAGCCAACTCCAGTCCTCTCCTactcggccttcttcgtCCTCACGCGCGGCATCGCCGTGGATCTCAACATCAGCTTCGAGATGCAGTCCTGGATTATCACCAGTTACGCAGTCACGTTCGCCGCCTTTCTCCTCTTCTGGGGCCGCGTATCGGATCTCTACTCGGCAACATATGTGTTCACATACGGTTTCTTAGCCCTCGGTatcctcaacctcatcaTTTCCTTCCTGCCGGAGAAATACTCGTTCCTTGTTATCCGCGCGCTGGCAGGAATCGCCGGAGCCGGACTCATCCCCTCGTCGTACAGGCTCATCGCACACGTCTTCGCCCCACACGAACTCGCCAAAGCATACACTCTATACGGCATGACTGGCGGCATCTCAAATGTCATGGGCGTCATTCTGGCTGGGTTTATCGAGTACATCCCGAACGGGGGACAGATGATTGCGTGGCGCTGGTTCTTCCGcatcgtcgccatcatcgTCATCCCATTCTCACTCCTCTCGCTCCGCCTCGTGCCGCTGCAGCACGGCGGCCTAGCTGCCGGCTCGTCTCGATGgaagcgcctcgacgtgggcggcgcattcctcgccctcgccgctATTATCAtgctcatcctcggcctcacCCTTGGCGCCAGCCACGGATGGCGTACCGCCGGCTTCCTCGTCCCCTTCCTTCTGTCCTTTATTCTCTTCCCGACATTCTTCGTATACGAAGCTTACCTCGGGGAGGAACGTGCGATGCTCCCAGCCAAGACCTGGCGCCTCCCCAACTTTGCCCTATTCATTGTCTTCTCGCTCCAGATCTACCCGTGGTGGGGTGTCAACTTTCTCGGCTTGATCGAAACTTGGATGAGCATCTACCACGAGCGCGCGATCGTCGCAGCCGTTCGTACCCTCCCCGAAGGCCTGGTGGCACTAGTGATCAGTGCCCTGCTGACGATGGTTcccatcctcgtcgctcgtcCCCGCTGGACAGTGGCGACAGGCCAACTCTTTGGCGTGGTGGGATACATCCTCATGACGCGCCCCAccagcctcgtcggcaaAGACTACTGGCGCTTCATCTTCCCAGGCATGCTTCTCGGCTCGGCAGGTAACATGGCCGCCTTCATCGGCACAAACGTCGCTATCATGACCAGCGTGCCCGCCGAGATGTCTGGTGTCACCGGCGCCGTCCTCCAGGTCGGCCTGCAACTCGGCGCTACCATCGGCTTTGCGACACAAGCGGGCCTCCTCACCGTCAACGAGGGCGGTCTCTCCAACCCCGAGAACCTGCGTGCCAGCTTCTACTTCCAGCTCGGGTGGTGTGcgctcttcctcatcaTGTTCCTCGTCTTCTACCGCCCGTCCAAGGCGCAGGCTGCGTCCActgccgacgccgccgagcaggCGCGCCCCATGGCCCATTAGGACATGTTAGATTGCGAGATTGCCTCCAGATTTCCATTGTAGACTTAGAACGCCTCAATGTAGCAACTCGCTTGTATGTTGTCGCTACCATGACAGCTGTTCAGCACTGGTCAGTCACTTTGCGGGATGCTCATGGCGAGTACGCAGGCAGCCATGACTGCCACCACGAATAGAAAAGAGTACCGCGTCAAGGTCCAGTGACGTCTGTGAACAGAGTTCACACGCGTAATCCTCATCGTTCGGTCAAGTGGGCCTCGACCGGCAGGATGAACATTTGACCCAGTTCCGCTCGGTTACTTAACACGGCCATTGAATCGTCAAATCAGATTACATACCATCCAAGGCTCGTGACTCTGGTCAGACGTTGAGCATGTTACTCCCGACCGGCCGCGGCCTAGTTAGTTCCCAGATGTATCTAGATCCGAGCGTAGCAGCATAAACCACTCCATTAACAGTGACAGTGGCCCCGGATATACCATGCTTTAACCGAACGACCCCGTATGGTGGATTGGTTCGAGTGGGTAAACCACTCTTGTTCTCGGTTGAGAGCCCAGCAAACCGAGGCTGGGGTATCGTGTTGCCCCGGATACGTCTGTTCTCAAGCCCACCTTGTGACTCCACTAGTCACGGGAATGGTGAGAATCCAGCAGATATCAAAAGGGCCATGAGTCGTAACCGAATGCCCAACCCATTCATCTCCTTTCAGCAAGCATGAGCGCATCCTTCAACGCAAAGGAGCAGCAGACATCGGTGCCCGATACGGGCGACGCACCGGCATCGGGCATCAACGCCAACACGGTCGTGCTGGGCCTCTtggtcctcgccgtcatctACTTCCTCATGCCGGGGGGTAAGAAGAACAAGGTGCCGTCGGGCCTCAATGCCGGGCAGGGACAGCGTGGCGCTGCTCCCAAAgctgcggccgaggacgacgacgaggattCATGGacggccaagctcaagagCCAGGATAAGAAAGCCGCCGTCTTCTTCGGGTCGCAGACGGGCACAGCGCAGGAGTACGCACTCAAGTGGGCCAAGGAGGCTCGGTCCAAGTTTGGCGTGTCGTCGCTTGTGCTCGACCCCGAACAAGTCGAGTtcaacaacctcgaccgTGTGCCGAACAGCAAGGCTGTCGTGTTCGTCATGGCGTCCTacggtgagggcgagccAACCGACAATGCAGAGGTGAGTTTATTTCTTCTTCAACGCTAATGTAAGGCGATGATGGAATTCCTCCTGGATGAAGATGTCCAGTTCAGCCATGGTGGTTCGCGTCTCGACAATCTCAACTACGTCATCTTTGGACTCGGCAACACGACATACGCAAAGTACAATGAAGTtgcgcgcaagctcgacgcccgGCTGGAGGAACTTGGGGCCAACCGTATCGGCGGCCGcggtgagggcgacgagatTGCCGGCTCAGAGAAGGGATACATGGAATGGAAGGAGAGGATGTGGTCCGAGTTTGCCGATCGCCTCGAACTTGaggcaggcgcaggcgcagatATTGCAGACTTTAGCGTCACCGAGATCGGGCGCGAGACGGATAACAACACGTATCTTGGCGAGCTGTCCGAGCATGCGCTCAAGGTATCGACGGGTCGCGCACCTGCCCGTGGCATCTtcgacgccaagaaccCGTACCCGTCTCCCGTGATTGCGCGTGAACTGTTCGCTCTCGACGGCGAACGTAACTGCGTTCACCTCGAGTTTGATATTTCCGGCACAAACATTTCGTATTCTGCCGGCGACCACATTGCCATCTGGCCCTCCAACCCGGACATGGCTGTCGAGCGTTTCCTCAGTGTCCTGGGTCTTGCCGACAAGCGCGATGTCATTGTCGACGTCAAAGCTCTCGACCCTACCCTCGCGGCGGTCCCATTCCCGAACCCTTCCACATACGAGGCCATCTTCCGCAACTACCTTGAGCTCTCGGCGCTTGCGTCGCGCCAGACCCTCGCCACGCTCGCACAGTTCGCTCCTACTCCCCAAGCCCGCGCCATTTTGGAGAGGTGGGGATCCGACCCTGAAGTATACGaccgcgaggtcgacaaggcTCGTCTCCGCCCCGCTGAGGCGTTGCAACTCGCCACTGGAAACGACCCTTCTAACCCTAAAGACGCGGCTGTGTGGCCCATTCCCCTCGACCGTAtcatctcgctcctccCACGCCAGAAACCGCGCTACTactccatctcgtcgtcgtccaaAATGTACCCGACCACTGTTCACGTCACGGCCGTCGTGCTGAAATACCAAACTCCCGAGTCCAAGATGCACGGCGACCAGCCTCGCTGGGTCTACGGCATGGGCTCCAACTTCCTCCAGTCTGTCCAGGAGAATCTGCGGTACGGCGACCTTGCTGGCGCCAACACGACTATCCGTCTTGAGGGCATGCCTACTCAAACGCCGACGTACCGCCTCAAGGGTCCGCGTGATGCGCATGTTCAAGGCAATGTCTTGCGCGTTCCCATCCACATTCGTCGCTCGACATTCCGCCTTCCTGCCAACACAAAGGTACCTGTGATCATGATTGGTCCCGGCACAGGCGTCGCCCCGTTCCGCGGCTTTGTGCAGGAACGAGTGGCCATGGCCCGCTCGGCCAAGCAGCGTAAGGGCGAtgccgcccttgccgaCTGGGGAGACATGTTCCTCTTCTACGGCTGTCGTcgggaggatgaggactTTCTCTACCGTGACGAATGGCCGCAAtacgccgccgagctcgatggAAAGCTCAAGATCCACACGGCATTCTCGCGCGGTCCGGAACGTAAGCCCGACGGTTCAAAGATCTACGTCCAGGACCTTATCTGGAATGCGCGCGATGCTCTCGTCCCCGCCATCCTTCACCACGGCGCATTCATCTACATCTGCGGCGACGCCAAGAGCATGGCCAAGGAAGTCGAGCGATGCCTGGCCCAGATGCTGGCCGATTACCGCGGCGGcaccctcgaggccgagggatacgaggagctcaaaaacctcaaggacaagaagcgcTTCCAGACTGATGTCTGGTCGTAGGCGAGGCGCCAATCGGCGTTTTGGAAACGCACTGTATCAGTACCCCATCAATAGTTTGCATAGCCCGAGATTTGTACCGAAATGAATTCAGCGTAAACGCGAGCGGGCTGTGAGAGGGCTGGGTTTGGACCTAGGCCGTCTGCGATGTGTCAGTGTCAGTCCGCAACGTTGCAACCTCAAATGTGGCGGGCAGCCAACAACTACTAGAACTTGAAATGTGGCGGGCCACCAATACGCTGCTCTCTTCACGAGGGGACTGGACCATCGCGGGCCTCTGAAGATGGGCCTGCACGAATCCATATACAGTAACAATGAATCTACAACACTCTCCGCGATTTACTTGGGCCGCTGGTCGTCGGGCGTGTCGGGCTGGTGCATGTAGTCGGCAGCGACAAACTCGGGGATGACAGACACGTGGGTAAACACGGCCTTGATGGTCGGGAGCTCCTCCATGATATTGGGCGAGTatctggtgtgagcaaAGTGCCAAGTTAA
Above is a genomic segment from Cutaneotrichosporon cavernicola HIS019 DNA, chromosome: 1 containing:
- the cprA gene encoding uncharacterized protein (This enzyme is required for electron transfer from NADP to cytochrome P450 in microsomes. It can also provide electron transfer to heme oxygenase and cytochrome B5. Involved in ergosterol biosynthesis), whose translation is MSASFNAKEQQTSVPDTGDAPASGINANTVVLGLLVLAVIYFLMPGGKKNKVPSGLNAGQGQRGAAPKAAAEDDDEDSWTAKLKSQDKKAAVFFGSQTGTAQEYALKWAKEARSKFGVSSLVLDPEQVEFNNLDRVPNSKAVVFVMASYGEGEPTDNAEAMMEFLLDEDVQFSHGGSRLDNLNYVIFGLGNTTYAKYNEVARKLDARLEELGANRIGGRGEGDEIAGSEKGYMEWKERMWSEFADRLELEAGAGADIADFSVTEIGRETDNNTYLGELSEHALKVSTGRAPARGIFDAKNPYPSPVIARELFALDGERNCVHLEFDISGTNISYSAGDHIAIWPSNPDMAVERFLSVLGLADKRDVIVDVKALDPTLAAVPFPNPSTYEAIFRNYLELSALASRQTLATLAQFAPTPQARAILERWGSDPEVYDREVDKARLRPAEALQLATGNDPSNPKDAAVWPIPLDRIISLLPRQKPRYYSISSSSKMYPTTVHVTAVVLKYQTPESKMHGDQPRWVYGMGSNFLQSVQENLRYGDLAGANTTIRLEGMPTQTPTYRLKGPRDAHVQGNVLRVPIHIRRSTFRLPANTKVPVIMIGPGTGVAPFRGFVQERVAMARSAKQRKGDAALADWGDMFLFYGCRREDEDFLYRDEWPQYAAELDGKLKIHTAFSRGPERKPDGSKIYVQDLIWNARDALVPAILHHGAFIYICGDAKSMAKEVERCLAQMLADYRGGTLEAEGYEELKNLKDKKRFQTDVWS
- a CDS encoding uncharacterized protein (Major Facilitator Superfamily); this translates as MSLDKSLHSSPRRPSDGTLASIPNPQSHPVGDSTAVDLTALDDKIVKDVDDVVVPEDKSDDETSPTPPPVASQRMKWILLFIFSLAFFIDVLSYSAFFVLTRGIAVDLNISFEMQSWIITSYAVTFAAFLLFWGRVSDLYSATYVFTYGFLALGILNLIISFLPEKYSFLVIRALAGIAGAGLIPSSYRLIAHVFAPHELAKAYTLYGMTGGISNVMGVILAGFIEYIPNGGQMIAWRWFFRIVAIIVIPFSLLSLRLVPLQHGGLAAGSSRWKRLDVGGAFLALAAIIMLILGLTLGASHGWRTAGFLVPFLLSFILFPTFFVYEAYLGEERAMLPAKTWRLPNFALFIVFSLQIYPWWGVNFLGLIETWMSIYHERAIVAAVRTLPEGLVALVISALLTMVPILVARPRWTVATGQLFGVVGYILMTRPTSLVGKDYWRFIFPGMLLGSAGNMAAFIGTNVAIMTSVPAEMSGVTGAVLQVGLQLGATIGFATQAGLLTVNEGGLSNPENLRASFYFQLGWCALFLIMFLVFYRPSKAQAASTADAAEQARPMAH